Part of the Bradyrhizobium sp. AZCC 1721 genome, TTCGAGCGGGAAGGAGAGAATAGACGTCGCGCTTATCGACGTGCAGAGCGTACCGAGCGAGCATGGATATGCCCTTGCCTCCTGCGTGCTTGATCATATCCGGCGCCTGCTCGCGTCACGAGAACGTGTTTCCCCATCATACAAAGCGCCTAGCGCGCGTATCCTTGGATTCGCTCGACGTAGTTCATGATGCGCCGCATGACGTCCTGAAGTATTCCTGCGCCCGACTCGCACATGTTCAAATAGCAGGTGGAGATTTTCACTTTCTGATCGAGAGGAAGGGACGCCCCCTCCGGGATCGATATCTTGAAGACCTGTCCCCTCTGGCGCACATCGCCTGGGATCTGGAATTCAGGCGGCATGGCATCCGTCATCGGCAGCAGGGACTCGACCACTCCAACGATGGACTGGGTGTAGGAACGCACATAGACGCGCTGCCCGACCTTGAGATCGAACAGATAGCTGTCGGGGAGATAGGCGAGGATGAAGCTCGGGCCTGTGTGGATGGTGGCGATGTCATTGCCTGCCGGGCCGAGCACGGCTCCGGCACTCATGACCTTGCTGCCCACATATCCGGCGACCGGCGCATGCAAGGCTCCGCCGGCAAAGGTGTGCTGCAGGGAGTCGTACGCATCCGACACCTGCTTGAGGGCATTGTGATAAGCGGCCAGCTCGCCCGCGAGCGAGGCTCGCTCCGCTTTCAAGGACTGGTGCTTCTCGGCGGCGGCAAAGGCCGCGCTGGTCATGTCGGTCAGGAGCCTGTCCACCGCAAGGCCGTTCCTGCTCGCGCCAGCCACCTTGTCGAGATAGTCCTGCGCCTGCCTGGCGTTGGCCTCGGCTGCCGGCAGCAACATGCCGATCGCGGCTTGCCTCGCCTCGATCGCCCCGATCCGGGTGATCAGCCTGGCGTTTTCCACGGCGAGCTCAGCGAGCGTGCGGGAAAGGGATGTCGATTCGACGACGGCGATCTTTTGCCCGGCCTCCACCCTGTCTCCTGGACGGACGAAAACCTCCTTGACCCGCGTCTCCTGATAGGGCGCGCCAATGGCGATATGCTCGCGCGTAACCAGGCCGGATGCCCGCAGCAACATAACCCCGCCGGAGATCAGGTAGATGGCGATGGTGATGGTGACGGCGAGACCGATGGCGATGAGGACGAGGTTCCGCAATCGCCTCCAGCGCACTTGGCTGACGTTGAGTGGCGCGCTCGGCGCATATTGTTCCAGGACTGTCATTCTTCTACTCGGCGGCTTGCTGCAACGGTCTGAGGTTGAAAATCCGCTCCGCTATGCGGCGCGACGCTTCACCGTCTCCGAACGGGTTATTAGCGGGCAGAAGCTGCGGCGCTTCGGAGCTGGTGAGACGCCTTACCCCGGCGGTGAGCGCATCGCGGTTGGACCCCACCAGCGTTCCAAACCCGGTCTCGACGACCTCGGGCCGCTCAGTGCTCTCGCGCGTGATGAGGACCTGGAGACCGAATGTCGGCGCTTCTTCCTGGATACCGCCCGAATCGGTCACGACCGTCCATGACCGGCTGAGCAGGTAGACGAAGTCGGTATATTGGAGCGGCTTCAGCAGGCGGATATTCGGCCGCGCGCCGAGCGCCCGTACGACCTGCGCCCGGATATCCGGGTTGGGGTGAACGGGAAGGACGATCAGCTTGTCGCCGTCATCTGCAAGCTCGCACAGGGCCTCAAGGATCTCATCCAGTGGCGCCCCGATGTTCTCGCGGCGGTGCAATGTCGCCAACACGAGCTTCCTGTCTTGCGGAAGGTTTGCGATTTCCCGGTCGATCGGGACGTAACCTCCAGCAAGTTTGGAGCGAGCATAAAGCAGCGCGTCGACCGCGGTATTGCCGACCATGCTGATCGAATCGCGCTGCACACCCTCGCGCAGCAGGTGATCGCGCGACCGCTTGGTCGGCGCGAAATGCAATGTGGAGGCGATCGTGATGAGCCGCCGGTTGAACTCCTCCGGCCAGGGCGAATCAAGCGTTCCGGTCCGCAGCCCGGCCTCGACATGCGCAACGGGGACATGGTTCAGAAAGGCTGCCAGGGCGCCGGCTGCAGCGGTCATTGTGTCGCCTTGCACCACCACCCCATCATACTGCCCCGGCCCGAGCAGGGCTTGCATCTGCTGGGTGATCAGCGCGAACTTGCCGGCGAGGCTGGGCTCCTGCATGACCCCGGTGCCGCTATGGGCAAGCTCGATTTCGAACAGCTTCAATAGCCCGTCTGCCAGATCGATATGCTGCCCCGACCAGAAGACATCGACATGTGCGCCGGACTTGCGCAGGGCGCGATAGACGGGACCGAGCTTGATGATCTCCGGCCGTGTGCCAAAGGCGATGAGGATGCGCATATCTATTCCAATTAACCGGGGAGATCAGCGGGTGGCGGCCAGGAAATCGTCGGGGACATCGTGAGCCGTTTTCGACCACACGATGGGGGAGGTGGCGAACTGCGACTCACCCAGATAGATTTTCCAGGCGCGGAACGTGGCAACCATGTTGATGTAGAGCGATACGGGCCACCGTATCGCGAC contains:
- a CDS encoding HlyD family secretion protein, producing MRNLVLIAIGLAVTITIAIYLISGGVMLLRASGLVTREHIAIGAPYQETRVKEVFVRPGDRVEAGQKIAVVESTSLSRTLAELAVENARLITRIGAIEARQAAIGMLLPAAEANARQAQDYLDKVAGASRNGLAVDRLLTDMTSAAFAAAEKHQSLKAERASLAGELAAYHNALKQVSDAYDSLQHTFAGGALHAPVAGYVGSKVMSAGAVLGPAGNDIATIHTGPSFILAYLPDSYLFDLKVGQRVYVRSYTQSIVGVVESLLPMTDAMPPEFQIPGDVRQRGQVFKISIPEGASLPLDQKVKISTCYLNMCESGAGILQDVMRRIMNYVERIQGYAR
- the wecB gene encoding non-hydrolyzing UDP-N-acetylglucosamine 2-epimerase yields the protein MRILIAFGTRPEIIKLGPVYRALRKSGAHVDVFWSGQHIDLADGLLKLFEIELAHSGTGVMQEPSLAGKFALITQQMQALLGPGQYDGVVVQGDTMTAAAGALAAFLNHVPVAHVEAGLRTGTLDSPWPEEFNRRLITIASTLHFAPTKRSRDHLLREGVQRDSISMVGNTAVDALLYARSKLAGGYVPIDREIANLPQDRKLVLATLHRRENIGAPLDEILEALCELADDGDKLIVLPVHPNPDIRAQVVRALGARPNIRLLKPLQYTDFVYLLSRSWTVVTDSGGIQEEAPTFGLQVLITRESTERPEVVETGFGTLVGSNRDALTAGVRRLTSSEAPQLLPANNPFGDGEASRRIAERIFNLRPLQQAAE